TTGTAGGTTAGAACCGACCACCACACCCAACTATGTTTTTAATGAAGCATCTAGCTTGAAAATTGAGTCGTCATAGCTTCTACCAACCAGAGAGAGATGAAAGACAGAGAGGGTTGGAGGTTGCGGGTATGGAATGAGATGGATTAGGGTTCTTAGGTATTTCACAAATCAAGATAACATTGAGACGACCACTCAGATCGAGacacataaataaattataaaattaaaaaaaagacaacaagAAGGTTAAATCTTGTTATCTGGTAAGACAAGTTgcaattgattttcttatgTGAAAACCAATTTTTTCGATTCCCTATTTTGGTTTGCTAAATAACGTACAACACCAAATCGAGTCACTTGATTCCAAATAAGGTGATCTGAATCAAATTAAATGCGATTTGGCTTAAGTTGATTCAAGATTACACCTTTTAAATGTAATGACTAAACCAAACTGCTCATACTAGTTTGGTTTGAATGGCTTTTGTTTGTACAATTTTTTGCCTACCCCGaatccaaaaagaaagaaaggcttttttttttaatcacaaatGATCAATGAGGTTTGCAAAATTATCACATTTCGTACTTAAATGCtttttttgtgacactaatAGTGCTTAAAGTTACCCTCCACATATCAAAATGGTCTCTGCCATTAGCTTATGTCAAATATTCTGTTAAATTGCTGACATGACATATGTAATGAGCCCACATATTTAATGATATGGAGCTATGTGGCTTTAAGTatactaaaatatttttaattttaaaatatattatattatatttaaagccACGTGGCTCTATATCATTGGATGTGTGGGCTTCCCACGTGTGCCACGTTAGCACTTCAACAAAATATTTGACACAAGCTAACAATAGGGATCATTTTGATGTGTTGAGGGTAACCTTACTGTTAGTGTCACAAAAAATGATTACAGAGAAACATGATAATTTCGCATACGTCAGGGatcatttgtgataaaacgcCAAGAAAAGAAGGGAACTACGCTTGTAATACAAACGAAATAAAATTGTTGCTCAACAAAAATTTAGTGGTTTGACCGAACCTAATCCGCGCTTTTTTAATGGAACtgcccaacaaaaaaaaaaaaaaaaaaaacaattgaactGAAATGGCGCACTCCTATTACCCCTCTAAAATTCGTAAGATTTTCTCTTCAGAGTCCAGTCCACTGTCCATTGTGCCAACCAAGAAAAAAGTTCACTTTTCAGGCCTCCAATTTTCCTGCCCACTTTCCGAGAAAATGCGGAAGAAACGCTGCGTTCCGGAGGTCCTCCGCCGGTTATTCCATAACCGGCCGCTCACATTGGCCGACGCCATCACCTCCTTACTCCCTCCTCATTCCTCGTCGTCAGTCCCCGACGACTGTCGTTTTTGCAAGGGCAGCCGTTGCCTCAGCTGCAGCGGGCCCAACGGCATGTCGTTCATTCTCCGACCCAACGACCCTTCCGATTACTGCAACCTCCTCAACCACTGCTACGTCGTCTGGGAACGCGCCCCTACGCTTGCTCACTTTTCCCCCGACTCTCATTGGTCCCAAATTGAGGTACTCGTATTCATACACATGAATACACATTTGGTTCcttgtgttgtttttgtttgtgtattTGTGTAAAAATTGCGTTTACTGTGTTCAGATTGTGAGAGCGGTGATTGAAGTGATGATGCTTGAGCAACCTCTGTCTTCCAATGTGATATGTACTGGTTATGATAAGGTACAtacgttttcttttctttatgtatattttgaatttatggaatttcatTATAGACATACAGAAtataatgtttgtttgtttgtttgtttgtttgttttttttttattgtttgtattTGGCAGTGTAATCAGTCAAGCCCCATTGTGGAGCTTCTAAATTCTTCGGCTTGGTGTCTTCTATTAGAAAGGGTATGTTAGTGTTACACATTGATTACTTGTGCTTAATGATGCAATTTAGTTTTacgtttggattttgaaattcaattatggtgaaaattttgtatgGCAGGTTGGGGATGGTATTATGGTTTATTTACTAAGGAATGCGTCTATATTTTTGCCAATTCAGCGTAAGAAACATGAGCAGGTCACAGGTCTTCCTATCAGTAACTTATGTCCGAAGAAGTTGAAGCCTGCACCGCAGGCACTACATCAACAGTCATTGCAAAATCCATGTGGTAATCATGAGTTTATAATGTAATGTACTGTGTTTTGAAGTAATCAGAAGACGTATACATATCTTctattatcttgagaaaatcaTGATTCATATACGTGCAGTCGCGCTTTGTGTTTAGGGGATAAAAGATCAAATTTTTTAGCATTTCATTGTGTTTTGAGCATGTATATGTGGCAATTCCTTTTCTCTCTTGATCAATGCAGGATTGGATTGTTCCATTTTTCAAGTGATATATTGGGTACTAGACATATTAAACAGTTAGCGCAGGAAGTCAATAGATTATACAATTCTAGAATCACAAGGAATAGAGAATATAGGATAAATATCTGTTCTTCAGAGATGCGAAATATGGCTAGAATAGTAAATAACATGCTAATCCTTTAACATGTTACTAATTGATCATGGTTCTTAGTTTTGCCCTCAGCATAGTTGCAGGATTTAGGGAATTTACAATGCCTGATCTTTCTTGGTCTGCTCTTACTCAGTGTGTTTCTACATCCATGTTGATTTATAATGTGTTTTCATGGAGCCACTTCTTTTCTTATGATCTCTCCAGGTCTCtggtttatgatttttaagctttttgttcttcttatGTTGTTTTACTTGCTCATATCTAGAATTACCCCTTAAAGGATGATTGAACTGCAACTTTATCTCAGGACCCCGGaaaaagagggaaagagaTGATAACATACAGTCAATGTTGAAGAGACAGCAGCTCGGTAGTTCTTTCAGCACTGATGAAACATTCAGTTCTGTTACCTGCAGTGATAGTGGATTTGATAGGAATAAGCATGGCCATACTGAAGCAGCTATGGAAACAACCAGCACTGTTAGCGATGGCGATGAGGGTAATTTAAATCATGAACTTCAACAGAGTTCAGAAAGGCTTAAGAAGCGTAAAAGACCATTTAGATGGCAGCGCTGCAGGAAGCGCAGACAATTAACTTCTCAAGAAACCAGCGTTAAGGGTCCTTTCACAACAGTTCTTGCTGACAAAGAGAGCTTACCTGGCAGGCTTTCTTGTTGCTTGAAACCGAGCTCAGGTCTTCATGATACAAAGGTGCTTTGACAAATCCTCCAATTTTCTTACTCAAAATTTGTGTAAAATGTCTGAATCCCGCCTCTCTGGAGGGGCTCCTCAATACCGtttgattggaaaaaaagGTCTGAAATGTTGGAGGCTTACAGACTTTAGTAAgtttcttttctgtttatttgCCGTCCTTGTGTACTTTACTCAAGTGTTTTTATATGGCAGTGCTCTTGTTTGGGGTTCCAAGTTGCACAAAAGGTTGCCAAAGGGGCTGAAATAGACAGAAAATCCATGTTCTTTAACTTGGAACGCTCATTATCAGTTTTCCCCAAAAGACGTATCCTTTTGTACTAGTTTTGGAGTGTGGTATATATCTGTACatgtacatacatacatacttACTAGAAAGATGCACAGTTCCAGTCTCTTGATTACCATTGGCCATAAGAATCCATGGTGACCATATGTTGGATTAAATTCCAATGGTTGGCATTAATTCTATAAATTTTTAGGATTTGAAGAAACTATTGGATTTTGACCTAATGATTGGTAACCTTGGATTTTCAAGGTCGATAGTGACCAAGTGATCAAAATCTTTATGTATATATTCtttgcattttattttgtttatttatgcATTGTTGTCCATTTTAAATATACCTACCATCTCAGCATATATTTATCTCAACAATTTACTTTTCATGCATAATTCCCTGGAAAATGATGATTATGTATGCTGCCatcttgttcttttcttttcctattatAATATATTCCCCCAGAATCTTAGGTTTCTTTTGGCAGTACACTTATGCGTTCCTGCTGCCTTTTTtgtgtattattattatctttttcaaACGATATTGAATGCATTGTCCTTAATGATCTTCAGATGTGCTGAATTCTGTAAAGCCCAATTCTGTCGGTGCAGAGTCTCTTGTTAAGTGTATTTTTGGCATGTCGGACATAGAAAGTGCTCTGTCCAAGATATGTCCTCATGGAAGTGGTCCTTGTCTCATGGGTTCTGCATGCCTGTAAGCTGCTCATTATTCTTGATAACAGTTTGGAGTTACAACATAATCTTTAATTTTATGCTGTTCAGGAATAAtggtttgtatttttaattttggtggTGCCTTATGGTTTTGGCTTCAATTTCAGTGGTACCGGACTATCTGTTTTAGTTGTTTTATAAGGAATGCGTAGATGGTAGCTTTTAGTTACTAGCCAGTACGAGTCTAATGGCTAAGGACCTGTTTGGTTCACAGATTAGTGACTTGGGAATGGGTATGAGATTCCCTTCCCATGTTTAGCAAGCATATTCATAGAAATGTCATATCTGCTGCGTGGTTATCAACTTATCAACTTCCCATGAAACAGGGAACGTGAAACCCTTTGACCTCCTTGGGTTTGCTTTTCCCTTGCTTTGGAAATGGAtctatttcattttcttgtgaCTGAATTGCCCCCATtataaactaaaaatacaacttttGGCTTTAAAAATGATTGgcatttcttcctttttaatAAGGGTATTATTGGAAATCTGAACAAATTTTAATTCCTATTTCTGCACAAACGAAACATGGGAATGGGAATAAAAGGTATTCCTTGGCTTTTGTTTCGCAGAATTTTTAAACACTGGAATGGAAGTCTTTCATTCCATGCCCCTGGAATGTGCATTCATTCTGAGGTGCAGTATTCatattttcttgttattttaACATGATAAGGTATGCCTTTCAGTAGGAGAGTTATTTGAGAAAAcctgtttcttgtttttactGTTTAGCTGTCTCAATAAAATGATAGTCATCGgtcaatgaaataatatttgatGTGCCTTCATTGGCTTCTATCAAATTGATGAGACCAGATTTTGGATAAATATGTGATGATGATTATTGGTTGCAGTTGTTTTTAGGTTTGCAACTTGGAGCACAAAAACCTGATATATTATGCTGACTATGAGGAAATGACTATTTGGATTGCTGATTTTAGGCCTACAACCTTTGTTTTTAAGTAGTTTTGTATTATGAGTTTTTGGATTTCTGTTCTCTGTGTGTGGGAGAACTTGTTTAGATCATTATGGTCATCTTAGGCTTGTAATCTTTGTTTTTAAGCCATTTATAATGTCTTTCCtatcaaatttcttttgtgtgtgtgtggtcTTCCTGTCCATGAACGTTAATTGCCTGCTTATGTTTTCCAGGCATCACTCACTTGTTAAGTCGCTTAAAATTCTCATACGCAGAGCTCGGCATTGCCATCATTTGAGATTATTGGAGAAGCATTGTTTTATTACATCTCCAAATCCGAATGCTATTAAAAATTCTGGTTGCATCTTTGAGGTCAGCATTCTATTTTGATAGTTTGTGAGATGTATGATGGTAGTGTACGAGGCATGAAGTTGGCTTACTAAGTGCTTTTAGTTTCGacattttatatttcttgttttatgttttgcgATACTTTTCCCATTCTTATAAGAAGGTAACATGATTTTGACTCTCATCAGGGAGAAAGGCGGGGTAACAGTGTACTGAAGAAATCTCAGTGTTGTACTACTGATTCTTGCAATGGTTCTCCAGCAGCCATTGATTCTCATTCTGAGGCAATTAAGTCTTACTGCTTGAAAAGTCAGGTGGTGTCCTTTGTATGGGCTGTTTGTAGGAGTATTATTCCACCAGATTTGCTAGGAACTCCTTCTAACTGGAGAATGTTGAGGAGAAATATTTCCAAGTTCATTTGTCTTAgaagatttgaaaatttttctttaaagcaATGTATGCATAAATTGAAAACATCTAGGTTCCCATTTTTATCAGATAAACAGTATTTCTGCTGCATGAATAATCAGGCACCAAAAGGCGTAGATGGAAAAAGTTCAGAAATTAATAAAGGATCCACTAAATTGAATGATGCCGCACATCttgtaaaacaaaaagtcTTAGAAAGCTGGATTTATTGGTTCTTTTCATCTATAATTGTTCCTTTGTTGCAAGCCAACTTCTATGTCACTGAGAGTGAGAATGGGAAGCAAGATTTATATTACTATCAAAAGTCAGTGTGGGAGAAAGTGAAGAATAAGACCGTTACTTGCATGAAAGCTCAGAACTATCATTACTTGGATACTGCAACAACTAGAAGGATTATAAGAAAAAGATTGTTTGGTTTTTCAAAGCTCCGGATTTGTCCAAAAGAATATGGAGTGAGGTTGCTAGCAAATTTAAAAGCATCATCAAGAATGCCAAGGCAAGAGTTCTATTTGGGAGATCGGTCCGGTGGAAGACTAGGAAGAACAAAAATGCATCAGAGAAGGGTCAGATTTGAACATTTTAAGTCAGTGAATCGTGTTCTTCGTGATACACATGCTGTTTTAAAATCTATACGATTCAAGGAGCCAGAGAAGTTAGGTTCATCAGTGTTTGATTACAATGATGTCTACAGAAAGTTGTGCCCTTTTGTAATTGGTTTGAAGAATGGATCGGCAATGATGCCTGATGTATTTATTGTTGTTTCTGATGTGTCAAAAGCCTTTGATTCTGTTGACCAGGATAAGCTGCTTTGTGTAATGAAAGATGTCCTAAGAACAGATGAATACTTTCTCAAACATGCTTATGAAGTTCTTTGCACAAagaaatctttgtgggttcaTGAGAAGCCTATATTAGTGGATCAAAATACCAGCTCGAGATTTAAATCTTCTGTCGTACACCGATCATTGCACAGTGTCCTTGTTAATCAGGTAATTTTGGGTATTCTGGAAAAAGTGTCTGGCATTGTTTTgtaaactaattttatatcttttgaatatgtcactatttattctgttttttttctgttaattTATGTAGTTTGTGTACTTTGTATATTCATGAACTTACTATCCCCAAGCCATCCCAGAAAAATAAACTGCTTGATATCAATGAAGTAGTAATTGTAACTGAAGAAAAAATAGTATTCAAAACACTATAATCGAACATAGGATTGAGATGGTACTAATTTGTCAAATTTACTACtggaaaatttgatttttcgtGACTTTATATCTGCTACTGTGATGGTCTCGTTTAGGTTGATCATGGGGAAGGGGATGGAGATTTGTGTAGTTGCTTAAAATTTGTTCAGCATCTTGATGGATTCTgattcctttctttttctttttagcttTAGCtgatagttttgttttttcaatgcTTAGGAGTGTAGTAGGTCTGTGAAGAAGCAGGAGCTATTTTTTAATCTAAATCAACATGTGAAACGCAATGTTCTGCAGTTGGATAAGAAGTTTTATTTGCAAGGTGTAGGCATTCCTCAAGGAAGTGTTTTGTCTTCTTTGCTTTGCTCATTATACTATGGACATCTGGACAGGAATGTGATCTTTCCATTTCTTGAAAAAACTTGGGAACCTGCAAGAGTAGATTTATCAAGAGGACATAATTTTGAAGACACTTCTGCTGCACAGAGTGGTAGTGAGGATAAAATTGGTTCGTCCTCTAGTCATTTTCTAGTAAGGTTTATTGATgactttcttttcatttcaacttCAAAGAAGCAGGCTTCTAGCTTCTACTCCAGGTTGCAAAGAGGATTTCGGGATTACAACTGCTTCATGAATGAGAAAAAGTTTGGCGTAAACTTTAATATTCGACCGATGCCTGGGCTGCCATCAAACAGAGTATACCTTGGTGAAGACGGCATATCATTCCTTCGATATTGTGGTTTGCTTATCAATTCTTGCACTCTCGAAGTTCAGGCAGACTACACAAAGTTAATTCCCttatatgattaattttatatttcataatttattagGACTAATAACaattatatttattgttttatgCATGCACTGCCGAAGAGGTTACAAATTTATCATGTCTACAGTCTACCAAAGCAATATCTGTTTTAAATTACCCATTTTTCCTGGATGATAATTATCTGTTGCATGTTTATAATGTTTGTGGCCTTTTGTAACGGTAACACTATGATCAAGTGTGTCAAAACAATATCATTCCTGGTCTAAGTTTTTTGAGTATCTTGTTTCATCTGTTTATCAGGTATTTGAGCAACCATTTAAGTTCAACTCTTACTGTCAGCTGGCAAGGCCAACCTAGTCGTcatttgaaggaaaaattgTGTGACTATATGAGACCTAAATGTCATCCAATATTCTTTGATTCCAACATTAATTCAGCATCTGTTGTGAGATTAAATATCTACCAAGCGTTCTTGTTATGTGCAATGAAGTTCCATTGTTATGTTCGCGACATATCAAACATATGGAAACTTTGCAATAGATCCTATGCTAACATGATCAAGAGATCTTTGAGGTATGCTTCTGGTACTTTGtcttttatcttttctaaGTCTTTCAACAATAATAAGCAGTCTTTCCACATGGAAGTTAGTTGAGCTTTAATAATTGACTAAGATCTTGATATACTTAAAGCTAGCTACAACTGGTTTTCCTTACGAGGTATCTCATTCAATCAGTTATCCAAATTGTTGAGTATAACAAGATTTCTTACATCCTCTTTTTGGAGGAGTTATGATCTTTTTGTTGCGTTGATTTTAGGTACATGTATGTGCTCATAAAGAGAAGGATGCGTTCTGTGTATAATGGTTCTGACTTCCAACCAATACTTCAATTGGAAAAGGGAGAAGTTGAGTGGCTTGGTTTATTTGCTTATATCCAAGTACTGAAGAGAAAGCAATCACGGCATAAGGAGTTGCTCTCCTTATTGACATCTAAGTTGTTGAGTCATAAAATAACGGGGTCTGTGTCTTCTCAACTAAGTTATGCTGTTGATAGATCACATTCCTCTCTAATGTGGAAGATCAAGTATTAGAAGATTCTTAGAGGTATGTACATATTGCATGAGTAAACCATCCTAATTTCGTTCGATCACCATCGTCATGGTCTTATCAACTACATTAATGTTCAATTGTCTTGTAGTTTTTTAAAAGGTATTGGGTTTGCTAGTGTTTGTTATATCCTCTACAAGTTGTCTCTGGTATTAAAACTATACTatcatgaattattttggTAGAtacaaaatatacatatattattctGTGATGCTATGTCAtaccattctttttctttttcttttctttttttgaaagtTCAAATGCTTATTGGATTCAAACATTCTATAGATCCTCTACAACAGATATGTATAGTTAGCATAATCATGCTAGTCACCTGTGCAGGTAAAATTTGTTAAAGTGATTTACATACATTCTATGTCTTGTTTTACAAACTGGGGtttgtcttttctttaatTCTATTAACAAGATTTCTGTTATTTTTTAACGTGAGGTTTAATTTTTTCCTTAACTCTTTCAATCTTGCTTAGCTTTAAACATTTAAAGTGCAGCTTTCATTTTGTATTCCTTTTTCTCAATtgtaaattttcatttctttcttctctatcTCCCTAGTTCGATTACAGTGTAGTGTTGCTTGAACAAGGAGGCCGCGAAAGTGGAGAAAGCACGATGTATCTGACGGTGAACTCTACAAGACTGATGCTACATGACCACATTCAATTTTTAGTGGTCAGAGTTGTTTGTCTCTCACATATGATGGGAGGATGTGGTCACCAATGTGGTACAATTCACATTCGGCAATGTGGTATAGTTCAGTTTAGTGAATTTGCAAATTCAGCATTCAAATGTCGATTTGCCAAGtcgtttatgttttttttatcatcTTTTCTATGCTATTTTTTTCCCTACTAAAGCGAGCATTTGGGAAAGACTTTTGTGCAGTACGAAGATTGTCCAAAttcttgtgttttgttttgcatgtgCAACAGCACGTACCTCAATTGTAAACAATTTCAGCTTCAGCTTGTCCGATTTGTATACCAAGCAAACAGACTAAACCACGTACTGGGCCTAAATCATTATGCATTTACTCTTACATTTTAATCAAGGGTGGTTATTTAGAGCAGCTCCAGCGCTGCTTCAAACCCGGGCAAAAGGCCCCCCGACTGAGCCCAAACATCCTCCAGCCCGAGAGAAGAGGCCCGGGCAAGAGCTGGATACCACCAACCTGGGCAGGCCCAAGGGCAAGTTTCGCCTAGGCTTCAGCCCGAGGGCTGTGACGTCAGGGTAGggtaattcaaatttttttgggaaatagcTTAAAATGACAcctatttcataattttaactaaaaataccactccttcccaatttttgtacaactatcacctataaatataaaa
The Prunus dulcis chromosome 2, ALMONDv2, whole genome shotgun sequence DNA segment above includes these coding regions:
- the LOC117620156 gene encoding telomerase reverse transcriptase isoform X5; the protein is MLKRQQLGSSFSTDETFSSVTCSDSGFDRNKHGHTEAAMETTSTVSDGDEGNLNHELQQSSERLKKRKRPFRWQRCRKRRQLTSQETSVKGPFTTVLADKESLPGRLSCCLKPSSGLHDTKCSCLGFQVAQKVAKGAEIDRKSMFFNLERSLSVFPKRHVLNSVKPNSVGAESLVKCIFGMSDIESALSKICPHGSGPCLMGSACLHHSLVKSLKILIRRARHCHHLRLLEKHCFITSPNPNAIKNSGCIFEGERRGNSVLKKSQCCTTDSCNGSPAAIDSHSEAIKSYCLKSQVVSFVWAVCRSIIPPDLLGTPSNWRMLRRNISKFICLRRFENFSLKQCMHKLKTSRFPFLSDKQYFCCMNNQAPKGVDGKSSEINKGSTKLNDAAHLVKQKVLESWIYWFFSSIIVPLLQANFYVTESENGKQDLYYYQKSVWEKVKNKTVTCMKAQNYHYLDTATTRRIIRKRLFGFSKLRICPKEYGVRLLANLKASSRMPRQEFYLGDRSGGRLGRTKMHQRRVRFEHFKSVNRVLRDTHAVLKSIRFKEPEKLGSSVFDYNDVYRKLCPFVIGLKNGSAMMPDVFIVVSDVSKAFDSVDQDKLLCVMKDVLRTDEYFLKHAYEVLCTKKSLWVHEKPILVDQNTSSRFKSSVVHRSLHSVLVNQECSRSVKKQELFFNLNQHVKRNVLQLDKKFYLQGVGIPQGSVLSSLLCSLYYGHLDRNVIFPFLEKTWEPARVDLSRGHNFEDTSAAQSGSEDKIGSSSSHFLVRFIDDFLFISTSKKQASSFYSRLQRGFRDYNCFMNEKKFGVNFNIRPMPGLPSNRVYLGEDGISFLRYCGLLINSCTLEVQADYTKYLSNHLSSTLTVSWQGQPSRHLKEKLCDYMRPKCHPIFFDSNINSASVVRLNIYQAFLLCAMKFHCYVRDISNIWKLCNRSYANMIKRSLRYMYVLIKRRMRSVYNGSDFQPILQLEKGEVEWLGLFAYIQVLKRKQSRHKELLSLLTSKLLSHKITGSVSSQLSYAVDRSHSSLMWKIKY